The genomic region ATTCAACATCGTTACGGGAAGTGATGTTTCCATTGGTCCGGAAGCAACAGTTCTCACACTGGGACACGATCCACATAGCCCGACGTTTGAGGATCGCGGGGGAGACGTCATCATCGGTGACCGAGTGTGGATTGGTTTTCGAGCAATTGTGCTGCCGGGAGTTACAATCGGGGAAGGAGCGGTCGTTGCCGCTGGTGCGGTGGTTACTAGGAATGTTGAACCTTTCACAATCGTAGCAGGCGTGCCCGCGAAGCCGATGGGACGACGGAGAGTAGATTTAACCTATCAGCTGAACTATCAGCCATGGCTAGCCTAATTGTTAAAAAATCTAATATTTTTAATCACCTTTTGTGTTTGATGGTGATTGAAATACCTAGGCTCAAATTGCAAGATCGCTGAATTTGTCCTTTTGGTGCTAACATTCCGACGTCCGGTGATTCATAAATACAAACAGCCGAGCATGAGCTTTAATGTTATGCTCGGCCATCATAACCGATTTTGAGTTAGAGAACCCTTTACTTATGTGGCAGATTCAGTTGGCTCTCCCATACCACGGCGTAAATTACGCTTGATCAGTGCTCTCTACCGTTGCTTGTTAGGATTCTGGACTGACATCGCAAAGCCAGTCTAATTTTCTAAATCTTACCAGATGGGTGGCAGCCCTTTTAGTCGTGGTTGAGCACATACGCAGCCTACTATTTCTAGACTACGGAAGTTTGACTAGTCTTCGGCACAGCTCAAGCTACTGTACTTTGCCATGGGTTTTGGCCACGAAGCAGTTGTGTTTTTCTTTGTGACCAGTGGATTTCTCGTTGGCGGTGGAGTTTGTGAATGCTCGCGAACGCGTCCGCTTGACTGGCGTCGCTACCTGGCCGACCGGAGCAGTCGGTTGTACGCGGTGCTGGTTTTCGCATTGTTATTGGGTGCAATGTGTGATTCGATCGGCAGTCACTACTTCAATGCGTTCGGATTCTATTCCAATCAAACCCCACACCCAGTGGCCGTGATCGGTGGACCATTCGTCGAACGATTGGACCTTTCGCATTTTCTTGCCAGCCTGTTCATGCTTCAGGAAATTGCATTGCCATCGTTTGGCAGTAATGATCCGCTGTGGAGCCTGGCGCATGAATGGTGGTACTATCTGCTGTTTCCCTTGCTACTTTCTGGTTTTTCCAAGGAAAACGCTCCTTCCGGCTTGCTTCCCTTGCAGTGACTTGCATACTACTTTCCTTCCTGACCACCCACATTCTGATCCTATTTGGGGTTTGGCTGATCGGCGTTTTGGGATGGTCAATCAACCATCGTGCATGGCTACCTGCTTGGGTAGTTTTGCCTTTTTGGGCACTGGCTTTGATCGCCATGCGTCTCGAACTCACCTTCGTACCCTACGGACATCAGTACTTGGTTGGCGCCGCTTTTGCGTTGTCGGTGAATAGTTTCGCAAACACATCGGTTGCTTGGCCATTCTGCTCGCTATCTAGGTGGCTTGCGGACTTTTCATACTCACTCTACCTAACGCACTTTCCT from Novipirellula caenicola harbors:
- a CDS encoding acyltransferase — protein: MRCRFLNGRRISFGDRNVINFGCLLDGRKFNIVTGSDVSIGPEATVLTLGHDPHSPTFEDRGGDVIIGDRVWIGFRAIVLPGVTIGEGAVVAAGAVVTRNVEPFTIVAGVPAKPMGRRRVDLTYQLNYQPWLA
- a CDS encoding acyltransferase family protein, with the protein product MGFGHEAVVFFFVTSGFLVGGGVCECSRTRPLDWRRYLADRSSRLYAVLVFALLLGAMCDSIGSHYFNAFGFYSNQTPHPVAVIGGPFVERLDLSHFLASLFMLQEIALPSFGSNDPLWSLAHEWWYYLLFPLLLSGFSKENAPSGLLPLQ